TGCGGATCGGGCACCGCACGCTGGCGTTCAACACCCACGCAGGCGCCGTCAGCTGACGACGGTCGCCTCCGCTGCCAGCGGCACGGCCGCGAAGTCGACGGGGGCGGCGTCGAGCTCGGCGCGGACCCGCACGGCTGCGGTGCTGGCGTCCAGGGCCCCCACCACCACGGGCGCGGCGGCCAGCGGATCGGCGTCGGCGCCCGGGTCCGCGAACCGGACGCCCCGCGCCTCCAGCGCCGCCCGCGCGCCCGCCTGGCGGCGGCCGCCGTCGCCGCGCAGGTCGAGCGTGGTGCCGCGGGCGAGGGCCAGCCGGGCGCCGTGGACGAGGGCGGCCTCGCCGTTGCTGCCGGCGCTCCAGTCGACGACGACGGGCGCGTCGGGCTCGGGGGTCGTCGTACCGCTGGCGACGACCACGACCGGCGACTCGTTGGCGGCCACGACGGCGGCGAGCGACGGGTCGTCGGACCAGGCGACCAGGCCCTGCGGGGCGAGGGCGCCGATCAGCTCGACCAGGTCCTGCTGCACGTCGGCGCTCGGGTGGGCGATGACGCGGACGGGGACGCCGAGCTCCTCGCCCCGGTGGACGAGCACCTGCTGGCGCTCCATCGAGGCGGCCATCTCGGCGAGGTCCAGCGAGAGGCCGCTGCCCACCTCGAGCGGGCGACCCTGCGGGGTGAGGTCGGCGAGCACGATCTCCGCGGGCCGGGCCCCGGCCAGGGCGGCCACCGCCAGCTCGACGGGCAGCCGGTTGTCCTGGCCGTCGCGGGCCAGGACGAGGATCCGGTCGACGGCCTCGTCGCCGAGCGCCGCGCGCTCGGCCTCGGCGATGTCGCGGGCGACCCGGCGCTGCGGGTAGACCAGGCCCAGCAGCGGGCCGGTCATCACCGTGGTGACCAGGGCCATCACCACCATCATGGTGAACAGCTCCTGGCTGAGCAGGCCCTTCTCCAGACCGACGTTGAGGATGATCAGCTCGGTCAGGCCGCGGGTGTTCATCAGCAGGCCCAGGGCGCTGGCCTGCCAGTGCGGGACCTGCTGGAGCCGCGCCCCGACGTACGCGCCGACGTACTTGCCGACGATGGCGACGGCGAGGATGGCCAGCATGGGCACGATGTGCTCGGTGCCGAGCCCCTGGATGTTGACCTTGAGGCCGGAGAGCAGGAAGAAGACCGGCAGCAGGAGGAGCACGGAGATCTGCTCGAGACGGACCAGGATCTCGTGGCGCAGGGCAGCGGCGTTCTCGTGCGGGATGATCGCGCCGAAGAGGAAGGCGCCGAAGATGTAGTGGATGCCGAGCACCTCGGTGGTCGCCGAGAAGAGCAGCATGCCGACCAGCACCACCGAGAGGATGGTCGGCGTGAGCTCGCCGGCCTTCTGGTACGCCGTGGTCAGCCAGCCCAGTGCCGGGCGGACGACGAAGACGGCGACGAGGACGAACGGGATCGCCAGGTAGATCGCCCAGTGGGGCAGGTGGCTGTGCTCCCCCTCGACGCCCGCGATCGCCAGCACCACCGCCAGCAGCGTCCAGGCGATGATGTCGTCGCTCGCCGCGCAGGCGAGGGCCAGGCCACCGGTCTCGGTGCGGTGCATCCGCCGGTCGGTGAGGATCCGGGCGAGGACCGGGAACGCGGTGATCGACATCGCGGCACCCATGAACAGCGCGAAGGGCCAGAACTCCGCGTCGGCCGGCTTCAGCGCCTCGGTGGCGCCACTGCTGACGAACAGGTGCGCCAGGCCGATGCCGAGGGCGAACGGCAGCGCGATCGACGTCAACGACACCGAGACCGCGACCTTCTCCCGGCCGCGGACCAGGGAGAGGTCGAGCTCGAGCCCGACGACGAACATGAACAGCACCAGTCCCACCCGTGCCAGCACGTCGAGGAACCCGCGCTGGTCGACCGGGAACAGGTCCTGGCTGAGCTGCACCCCGAGCAGGCTCGGACCCAGCAGGACGCCGGCACCGATCTCGCCCACGACGGGCGGGATGCCGATCCGGGCGACGGCGGCGCCGGCGAGTCGGGCGACGACGATGATCAGCGCCAGGAGGGCGAGGAGGACCGCGAAGTCGAGCACCGTTGCAGCCTATTGCGTCGTGAGCCGCCAGTCCTGCGGTTGAGGCACGGTGAGCGGCGGGCGGCTCAGCGCCGCTGTAACACGTGGTTCGCCTCTCTTCACGCCCGGCCGCCGCTGTAACACGTGGTTCGCGTACCTACCAGCCCCCTGACCCCTGTTCCAGACCCGTGCAGCAGCCATTTCGGGTGGTCTTGTGGCGGGTAGGTGCGCCAACCACGTGTTACAGCGGACAGACGGCTGCTACAGCGGCGAACCACGTGTTACAGCGGCTCGCCCGCCGGAGGACGACGCCGCCCGAACCCGCGCGAGGTCTCGCCTCAGGTGGTCTCCCAGCGGAACAGCCGCGCTGCCAGCAGGGTGACCACGACGGCGAACCCGGCCAGGATCCCCAGGGGTACGAGGGCGGCTGCCGGTCCCTCGCCGCGGACCATCACGTCGAGCATCCCGGAGTTGAAGTGCTTGAGCGGCAGCAGGTCGGAGAGGCGCTGGAGCCAGGCCGGGGCTCCGTCGAGCGGGAAGAACGAGCCACTGAGGAAGGCCATCGGCAGGACCAGGAAGTTGGCGAGGTTGACCGCACCCTCGGTGGTCTTGGCGAGGGCACCCGCGAGCAGCCCGATCGCCATGAAGCACAAGGTGCCGACGGCGACCAGCGGGACCGACATCCACCACGAGCCGGTCAGGGTCAGGCCGAAGGCCGCGGCGCCGAGGGCCAGGAAGATCGCGAGCTGGCCGAACGCGATCATCAAGGTGACCGCCACGCGGGCGGCGACGATGGTGCCGGTGCCGACCGGGGCCAGCTGGAGGCGGCGCAGCAGCTTGGACTGGCGCCAGCCCTGCAGGGTCGCGGCAGAGCCGAACGCCGCGCTCATCGCGACCGCCCAGCCGAGCAGGCCGGGCGTGACGAACTGGATGACCGAGAGCGACTCGTCCTCGACCCGCTGCGCCGTGAAGGTGTACGTCGGCGGCCGGCCGGTCGCGGCGACGTTCGCGCCGTCGACGAACGCCCGCAGGGTCCCCTGGGTGACGGCGGCCTTGACCTGGTCGGTCTGCGTGTAGTGCGCGACCAGGTCCTCGCCTCGCTGCTCGATGGCGACGTCGGCATCGCCCTTGCGGACCTTCTCGAGGGCCGCGTCGAGGTCCTGGGTGCGGTCGACCTCGAAGGTCTCCTCGAACGCCTTGGCCGCGCCGCTGGGCAGGTCGTCGACGAGCGGGACCGCACCGACCTGGATCAGGTCGACCTTCGACTGGTCCTGGTTGCCGAGGATGCCGCCGAACAGGACGAGGAACATCAGCGGGAAGACGACGGCGAAGAAGACCGCCGCCTTGTCGCGCAGGAAGCCGCGCAGGATCGCGACGGAGAGGGCCCAGAAGGGCGAGTGACGGGTCATGCGCGGTACGCCCGCCCGGTCAGGGAGAGGAAGACGTCCTCCAGGGTGCCGGTCTGCACGGTGACGCCGTCGAGGTGGTCACCGGCCGCCAGCGCGCCGATGACGCCGGCGGGGTCCCGGGTGACGAGCACGACGCCGTCGACGTCCTCGCGGGTCTCGGTGACGCCGGGGATGGCGCCGGCCTGCTCGGCGGTGAGCGCACCGGGTGCGACCCGGATCCGGGCCGGGGCGTCGAGCCCGCGGACCAGGGCGGCCGGCGTGTCGAACTGGAGGATCCGGCCGTGGTCCATGACCGCGACCCGGTCGCAGAGCACCTCGGCCTCGTCCATGTAGTGGGTCGTCAGCACGACCGTGCGGCCGCTGTCGTTGATCGAGGAGAGCAGGTCCCACAGGTTGCGCCGGGCCTGCGGGTCGAGCGCCGCGGTCGGCTCGTCGAGGAAGACCAGCTCCGGGTCGTGGACCAGGGCACAGGCGATCGACAGGCGCTGGGCCTGGCCGCCGGACAGGTCCTCGACCCGGCTCTCGGCCTTGTCGGTGAGCCCGACCCGCTCGAGCCACCCGTCGGCGGTGGCGCGGCCGACGCCGTACAGGCTGGCGAAGGTGCGGATCTGCTCGCGGGCGGTGAGCCGCTCGAAGAAGGACGAGGCCTGGAGCTGGACCCCGATGCGGGGCTGCAGCCGCGGGTTGCGCGGCCACACCGGCTCGCCGAGCACCTCGACCCCACCGGCGTCCGGCTGGCGCAGGCCCTCGACCATCTCCAGGAGCGTGGTCTTGCCGGCGCCGTTGGGTCCGAGCACCCCGACGAACTCCCCCTCGGCGACGTCGAGGCTCACTGCGTCGACGGCGACCAGGTCGCCGTAGCGCTTGGTCAGTCCGGTCACGTGGATGGCAGTCATCGCGACCGACCCTAGCCGTTCGTGGTGAACCTTCGTCGAAGCCGAGGGGGGACGAGCTCGTCAGGACAGCAGGCCGCGCACCACCCGCAGACCGACGGAGACCTTCGCGATGTCGGTCGGCTCGTCCGAGCAGACCGCGCTCAGCGCGCCGATCGCCTTGTCGACCACGCCGCCGGCCTCGGTCTCCCAGGCCGCGACCCGCCGGGCGGCGGCCTCCATCGGGTCCTCGACGGCGTCGAGGTCGCCGGTCGCCTCGAGGACCTGGGCGGTGAGCTGGGCGTGGACGGAGTACAGGTCGTCACGCAGGGCGGCGCGGGCCATCGTCTGCCACTGGTCGGCACGCGGCAGGTCGACGATCCGGCGCTGCAGCACCGACAGGCCCAGCCGCTCCCCCAGCGTGAAGTGGACGCGGGCCACCTCGGCCGGGGTGAGGCCGTGGCTGTCGGCGATCTCGACGACGTTGAGCAGCGTGTAGGCGACGTCGAAGGACGCGACCCGGCTGGCGAGGTCCTCGGGGACGTCGTAGCCGACGAGAAGCTCCCGACGGGCCTCGTACGCCGCCAGCTCGGTGCCGGTCAGCAGCTGGGGCAGCTCGAGCATGGTCGCCTGCACCGGCGCCGCGAAGAAGTCGACGTTGCCCTGGCTGTCGAGCGGGGGCCGCCGGTTGGTGACCAGCCACCGCGAGGCGCGCTCGACGAGGGTGCGCATCTCGACGCGCATCCGGGTCTGCACGGCCGCGTCGAGGACGTTGTCGTACTGCTCGAGCTCCCGGCGCAGCGCGAGCGAGCCGAAGATCTCCCGGGCCACGAAGTTGGCACGGGTGAGCTCGGCCGGCGTGGCGCCGGTCTCGCCGGCCAGGCGCGGCCAGTAGGTCATGCCGGCGCCGTTGACCAGGTCGTTGACCACCTGGGTCACGATGATCTCGCGGCGCAGGGGGTGGGCGGCGACCTGCTCGGCGAAGCGCTCCTGGACCGGCTTCGGGAAGTAGGCCTGGATGTCGTTGTCGAGGTACGGGTCCTCGGGCAGGTCCGAGGCCAGCAGCTCCTCGGCGAGCACGATCTTCGTGTACGCCATCAGCACCGCGAGCTCCGGCTGGGTCAGCGTGGCCCCGGCCTCGATCCGGCGGGCGACCTCACGGCTCGAGGGCAGCGCCTCCAGCTCGCGGTCCAGCAGGCCCTGCGACTCCAGGTCGCGCATCCACTGCTCGTGGACGTGCAGCAGCGAGACCGCGTTGCGGGCCGCGTTGGCGAGCGCGATGTTCTGGTCGTAGTTGTCACGCAGCACCAGCTCGGCGACCTCGTCGGTCATCGAGGCCAGCAGCTCGTTGCGCTGCTTGCCCGTCAGGTCGCCGTCGGCGACGATCCGGTCGAGCAGGATCTTGAGGTTCACCTCGTGGTCGGAGGTGTCCACACCGGCGGAGTTGTCGATGAAGTCGGTGTTGATCCGCCCGCCCTCGAGGGCGTACTCGATCCGGCCCTGCTGGGTGAAGCCGAGGTTGCCGCCCTCACCGACGCACCGCACGCGGAGCTGGCCGCCGTCGACGCGGATCGCGTCGTTGGACTTGTCGCCCGCGTCGGCGTGGGTCTCGGCGGCCGCCTTGACGTAGGTGCCGATGCCACCGTTCCAGAGCAGGTCGACGGGTGCGAGCAGGATCGCCCGCATCAGCTCGGCCGGCGTCAGGTGCGCGACGTCGTCGGCGAGCCCGAGCACCTCGCGGACCTCGGGGCTGATCGGGATCGACTTCGCGCTGCGCGAGTAGATGCCGCCGCCCTGCGAGATCAGCGACCGGTCGTAGTCCTGCCAGCTCGAGCGGGGCAGGTCGAAGAGCCGCTGCCGCTCGGCGTACGACGCCGCGGCGTCGGGCGAGGGGTCGAGGAAGATGTCGCGGTGGTCGAACGCGGCCACCAGCCGGATGTGCTCGGAGCACAGCATGCCGTTGCCGAACACGTCGCCGGACATGTCGCCGATGCCGACGACGGTGATGTCCTCGCGCTGGCAGTCCACGCCCATCTCGCGGAAGTGGCGGCGCACGGACACCCAGGCGCCCTTGGCGGTGATGCCCATCGCCTTGTGGTCGTAGCCGACCGAGCCGCCGCTGGCGAAGGCGTCGCCCAGCCAGAAGTGGTAGTCGGCCGAGACGCCGTTGGCGATGTCGGAGAAGGTCGCGGTGCCCTTGTCGGCGGCGACGACGAGGTAGGAGTCGTCGGCGTCGTGACGTACGACGTCCGGCGGCGGCACCGTCTCGCCGGCCACCAGGTTGTCGGTCACGTCGAGCAGGCCGCGGATGAAGGTCGTGTAGCAGGCCACGCCCTCGGCCAGCCACGCCTCGCGGTCGCCCGGGTCGGGCAGCTGCTTGGCGTAGAACCCGCCCTTCGCGCCGACCGGCACGATCACGGTGTTCTTGACCATCTGCGCCTTGACCAGGCCGAGGATCTCGGTGCGGAAGTCGTCGCGCCGGTCCGACCACCGCAGGCCGCCGCGGGCGACCGCGCCGAAGCGCAGGTGCACGCCCTCGACGCGCGGCGAGTACACGAAGATCTCGAACCGGGGCCGGGGCTCCGGCAGGTCCGGGATCGCCGACGGCTCCAGCTTGAGCGAGAGGTAGGGCTTGGGGGCGCCGCCGTCGGTCTGGAAGTAGTTGGTGCGCAGGGTCGCCCGGATGTGGGTGAGGTAGGAGCGCAGGATCCGGTCGTGGTCGAGGCTGACCACGTCGTCGAGCGCGGCTCGCACCTTCTCGACCAGCTTCTCCTCGCGGGCCGCCCGGTCCTGCTCGACGGCCGGGTCGAAGCGCACCTCGAAGAGCGCCACCAGCAGCTGGGCCAGGTCGACGTTGTCGACCAGGGCCTGCTCGATGGAGTCGACGGCGAACGGGCTGTTGCCCTGCTTCATGTACTTCGCGTAGGCGCGCAGCAGCATCGCCTGGCGCCAGGTCAGCTGGGCACGCAGCACCAGCCGGTTGAAGCCGTCGACCTCGGTCTGGCCGTCCCACATCGCCCGCATCGACGCGGCGAACAGCTCGCGGGCGTGGTCGGGCAGCGCCTCGCCGTACCGCAGGCCGAAGTCGTAGATGTGGGTGACCCGGTCCAGGCCGGTGAGGCCGTAGGGGCGCTCGTCGACGACCTCGACGCCCATCGACGCCAGCATCGGCAGCACCGCGCTCAGCGACAGCGGCTCGCCGACCCGGAACATCTTGAGCCGGGCCTCGCCGTCGGCGGCGTCGACCTCGGCGTAGAGCGACTGGTCACGGCCGTCGTCCCCGCGGATCCCCTCGATCCGGCCGAGGTCGACCGCGGCCGTGCGCGGGGTGAAGTCCTCCTTGTAGGCCTCGGGGAAGGCGTCGACGTAGCGGCGGCCGAGCAGCGCGCCGACCTCCTCGCCGTACTCCGCGATCACGGCCTGCAGGAAGTCCTCCTGCCACGAGCGGGACGCCTCGACCAGGCGCCGCTCGAGGTCGACGACGTCGATGTCGTCGGGGATCAGCTCGCCCTTGGGCAGGTGGACGACGAAGTGCACCCGGGCGGTCGTCGACTCGTTGATGCTGACGTTGAACTCGACCGAGTCGGGGCCGATCCGGCCCTTGCCGATCTGCTCGGTGAGGATCTCGACGAACTTGTGCCGGACGCCCGTGTTGTAGCGGTCGCGGGGCAGGTAGACCAGCACCGAGAGGTAGCGGGCGTAGGTGTCGCGCCGGATGAACAGGCGCACGGCGCGGCGCTCGCGCGCCTGCATGGCCGCCTCGACGATCGGGGCGAGCTCGTCGACGGGCGTGTGGAACAGCTCGTCGCGCGGGTAGGTCTCGAGGGTGTCGAGCAGGGCGGCACCGTCGTGGCTGCGGGCGTCGTACCCGCTGCGCTCGAGGACCTCGTCGACCTTCTCGCGCAGCAGGGGGATCCGCAGCAGCGACTCGGTGTAGGCGGCGCTGGAGAGCAGGCCGAGGAAGCGGCGCTCCCCCACGACCTCGCCGTCGGGGCCGAAGGTCTTCACGCCGACGTAGTCGAGGTACGCCGGACGGTGGATCGTGGAGCGCGAGTTGGCCTTGGCCAGGACGAGCAGCCGCTTCTCGCGGGCCTTCGCCTTGACCGCGTCGGGCAGCTTGCCGAACGCGACCGAGGTGTCGCCCTCGGAGGGGTGCTCGCGCAGGATGCCGAGTCCGCTGCCGGGGACCGGCCGGAGCACGTCGTCATCAGGTCCTCCGTCCACGGAGACCCGGTCGAGGACGTACTCGCGGTAGCCGAGGAAGGTGAAGTGCTCGTCGGCGAGCCAGTCGAGGAGCTCGGCGGCCTGCCGGATCTCCGCCGCCGGGAGCGGCGGCGGGTCGGCCTGGAGGCCGGAGACCACCTCGGCGACCCGCGCCTGCATCCCCGGCCAGTCCTCGACGGACGCCCGGACGTCACCGAGCACGCGCAGGCAGTCGGCCACGACCTGCTCGGCCGTGTCGTCGTCCTCACCGCTGAGCCGGCCGATCTCGATGTGCATCCAGGACTCGCGGATCGCGCCGTCGGCGGGTGCGGTCGAGCCGGAGGACACGGGCTCGGCGGACAGCAGGCGGCCCGCCTCGTCGCGGCGTACGTCGAAGGTGGGGTGCACGACGGTGCGCACGTCGTGGAGGCCGCGGGAGAGCTCCATCGTCATCGAGTCGACGAGGAAGGGCATGTCGTCGACGACGACCTCGACCACCGAGTGGCCACCGGCCGACCAGCCGTTCTCGGCCACGGTCGGGGTGTGCACCCGGACCTTGGCCTGACCCGGCGTGCGCTCGAGCGCGAGGTGGTGGTGGGAGGCGAAGGCACCGTAGACGTCGAGGTCGCTGCGGGCCGCGAGCTCCTCGGTGGCCACGTGCCGGTAGTAGGCCGGCAGCAGGGCTGGGAGCGCCTCACGGGGCGGCGCCCCTGATCCCTTCGCGGGTCCGGCCGCCGCTGCAGCCTGCTCGAAGATACGGTCCCGGTCAGCCCCCTGTGCCGAGGGCAGCGTCGTCGTTGACACAGCTCGACCCTAGGACCTCGCCGTCACGCCTCACAACCGAGCGATGCGACATGATGTCTCGTATGCGATACACCCGAGAGCTCGCCTACGACGCCCCGCCCGAGGAGGTCTTCGCGATGCTCGCGGACCCCGCGTTCCGGGAGAAGGTCGGCGCCGCCCAGGGCGTCGTGTCCATCGACGTCACCCTCACCCCGGCCGGGGCCGGCTTCACCCTGGTCAGCGACCAGGTGCAGAACACCGCCGGACTGCCCGCGATCGCCAAGAAGATCGCCGGCGACACCACGCAGGCCGTCATCACGGAGTCGTGGAAGGACGCCGGCTCCGGCACCATCGAGATCACCGCCCCCGGCAAGCCCACCAGGGCGACGGGGACGATCCGGCTCTCGGCCGCGGGCGGCGGCACGACGTACGTCCAGGAGCTCGACGTGGTCGTCAAGGTGCCGCTCATCGCGGGCAAGCTGGAGAAGCTGATGGCAGACAACATCGACGCAGGCCTCACGACCGAGCATGCTGTGGGCGTGGCCTGGCTGAAGGGAGACCGCTGAGATGGCGACGAAGCTGAAGCACGAGATGACGTACGACGCCCCCGCGATCGAGGTCGCGGCGATGCTTTCCGACCCGGTGTTCCGCGAGACGGTGTGCCGCAACCAGCGCGCGACGTCGTACAGCGTCGAGATCGAGGGCAACGTCGACGCGAAGGCCGTGCGGATCGAGATGGAGCAGCCGACCGACAAGGTGCCGGCGTTCGCCAAGAAGTTCATCGGCGAGACCACCACGATCGTGCAGACCGAGACCTGGGCGAGCCCGCTGAAGGCGAGCGTGACCGTCGGTATCCCGGGCAAGCCCGGAGAGATCAACGGCAGCGCGACGCTGGTCGAGGTCGACGGCGTCACCAAGGAGACCGTCGAGCTGGAGATCAAGGTCAAGATCCCGCTCGTCGCCGGCAAGATCGAGGAGCTGCTGGCCAAGCTGCTCGGCAGCGCCCTGCGCGCCGAGGAGCGCACCGGCAAGGAGTGGC
This genomic interval from Nocardioides kongjuensis contains the following:
- a CDS encoding cation:proton antiporter; the protein is MLDFAVLLALLALIIVVARLAGAAVARIGIPPVVGEIGAGVLLGPSLLGVQLSQDLFPVDQRGFLDVLARVGLVLFMFVVGLELDLSLVRGREKVAVSVSLTSIALPFALGIGLAHLFVSSGATEALKPADAEFWPFALFMGAAMSITAFPVLARILTDRRMHRTETGGLALACAASDDIIAWTLLAVVLAIAGVEGEHSHLPHWAIYLAIPFVLVAVFVVRPALGWLTTAYQKAGELTPTILSVVLVGMLLFSATTEVLGIHYIFGAFLFGAIIPHENAAALRHEILVRLEQISVLLLLPVFFLLSGLKVNIQGLGTEHIVPMLAILAVAIVGKYVGAYVGARLQQVPHWQASALGLLMNTRGLTELIILNVGLEKGLLSQELFTMMVVMALVTTVMTGPLLGLVYPQRRVARDIAEAERAALGDEAVDRILVLARDGQDNRLPVELAVAALAGARPAEIVLADLTPQGRPLEVGSGLSLDLAEMAASMERQQVLVHRGEELGVPVRVIAHPSADVQQDLVELIGALAPQGLVAWSDDPSLAAVVAANESPVVVVASGTTTPEPDAPVVVDWSAGSNGEAALVHGARLALARGTTLDLRGDGGRRQAGARAALEARGVRFADPGADADPLAAAPVVVGALDASTAAVRVRAELDAAPVDFAAVPLAAEATVVS
- a CDS encoding ABC transporter permease — translated: MTRHSPFWALSVAILRGFLRDKAAVFFAVVFPLMFLVLFGGILGNQDQSKVDLIQVGAVPLVDDLPSGAAKAFEETFEVDRTQDLDAALEKVRKGDADVAIEQRGEDLVAHYTQTDQVKAAVTQGTLRAFVDGANVAATGRPPTYTFTAQRVEDESLSVIQFVTPGLLGWAVAMSAAFGSAATLQGWRQSKLLRRLQLAPVGTGTIVAARVAVTLMIAFGQLAIFLALGAAAFGLTLTGSWWMSVPLVAVGTLCFMAIGLLAGALAKTTEGAVNLANFLVLPMAFLSGSFFPLDGAPAWLQRLSDLLPLKHFNSGMLDVMVRGEGPAAALVPLGILAGFAVVVTLLAARLFRWETT
- a CDS encoding ABC transporter ATP-binding protein, with amino-acid sequence MTAIHVTGLTKRYGDLVAVDAVSLDVAEGEFVGVLGPNGAGKTTLLEMVEGLRQPDAGGVEVLGEPVWPRNPRLQPRIGVQLQASSFFERLTAREQIRTFASLYGVGRATADGWLERVGLTDKAESRVEDLSGGQAQRLSIACALVHDPELVFLDEPTAALDPQARRNLWDLLSSINDSGRTVVLTTHYMDEAEVLCDRVAVMDHGRILQFDTPAALVRGLDAPARIRVAPGALTAEQAGAIPGVTETREDVDGVVLVTRDPAGVIGALAAGDHLDGVTVQTGTLEDVFLSLTGRAYRA
- a CDS encoding NAD-glutamate dehydrogenase domain-containing protein, which gives rise to MSTTTLPSAQGADRDRIFEQAAAAAGPAKGSGAPPREALPALLPAYYRHVATEELAARSDLDVYGAFASHHHLALERTPGQAKVRVHTPTVAENGWSAGGHSVVEVVVDDMPFLVDSMTMELSRGLHDVRTVVHPTFDVRRDEAGRLLSAEPVSSGSTAPADGAIRESWMHIEIGRLSGEDDDTAEQVVADCLRVLGDVRASVEDWPGMQARVAEVVSGLQADPPPLPAAEIRQAAELLDWLADEHFTFLGYREYVLDRVSVDGGPDDDVLRPVPGSGLGILREHPSEGDTSVAFGKLPDAVKAKAREKRLLVLAKANSRSTIHRPAYLDYVGVKTFGPDGEVVGERRFLGLLSSAAYTESLLRIPLLREKVDEVLERSGYDARSHDGAALLDTLETYPRDELFHTPVDELAPIVEAAMQARERRAVRLFIRRDTYARYLSVLVYLPRDRYNTGVRHKFVEILTEQIGKGRIGPDSVEFNVSINESTTARVHFVVHLPKGELIPDDIDVVDLERRLVEASRSWQEDFLQAVIAEYGEEVGALLGRRYVDAFPEAYKEDFTPRTAAVDLGRIEGIRGDDGRDQSLYAEVDAADGEARLKMFRVGEPLSLSAVLPMLASMGVEVVDERPYGLTGLDRVTHIYDFGLRYGEALPDHARELFAASMRAMWDGQTEVDGFNRLVLRAQLTWRQAMLLRAYAKYMKQGNSPFAVDSIEQALVDNVDLAQLLVALFEVRFDPAVEQDRAAREEKLVEKVRAALDDVVSLDHDRILRSYLTHIRATLRTNYFQTDGGAPKPYLSLKLEPSAIPDLPEPRPRFEIFVYSPRVEGVHLRFGAVARGGLRWSDRRDDFRTEILGLVKAQMVKNTVIVPVGAKGGFYAKQLPDPGDREAWLAEGVACYTTFIRGLLDVTDNLVAGETVPPPDVVRHDADDSYLVVAADKGTATFSDIANGVSADYHFWLGDAFASGGSVGYDHKAMGITAKGAWVSVRRHFREMGVDCQREDITVVGIGDMSGDVFGNGMLCSEHIRLVAAFDHRDIFLDPSPDAAASYAERQRLFDLPRSSWQDYDRSLISQGGGIYSRSAKSIPISPEVREVLGLADDVAHLTPAELMRAILLAPVDLLWNGGIGTYVKAAAETHADAGDKSNDAIRVDGGQLRVRCVGEGGNLGFTQQGRIEYALEGGRINTDFIDNSAGVDTSDHEVNLKILLDRIVADGDLTGKQRNELLASMTDEVAELVLRDNYDQNIALANAARNAVSLLHVHEQWMRDLESQGLLDRELEALPSSREVARRIEAGATLTQPELAVLMAYTKIVLAEELLASDLPEDPYLDNDIQAYFPKPVQERFAEQVAAHPLRREIIVTQVVNDLVNGAGMTYWPRLAGETGATPAELTRANFVAREIFGSLALRRELEQYDNVLDAAVQTRMRVEMRTLVERASRWLVTNRRPPLDSQGNVDFFAAPVQATMLELPQLLTGTELAAYEARRELLVGYDVPEDLASRVASFDVAYTLLNVVEIADSHGLTPAEVARVHFTLGERLGLSVLQRRIVDLPRADQWQTMARAALRDDLYSVHAQLTAQVLEATGDLDAVEDPMEAAARRVAAWETEAGGVVDKAIGALSAVCSDEPTDIAKVSVGLRVVRGLLS
- a CDS encoding DUF2505 domain-containing protein, with translation MRYTRELAYDAPPEEVFAMLADPAFREKVGAAQGVVSIDVTLTPAGAGFTLVSDQVQNTAGLPAIAKKIAGDTTQAVITESWKDAGSGTIEITAPGKPTRATGTIRLSAAGGGTTYVQELDVVVKVPLIAGKLEKLMADNIDAGLTTEHAVGVAWLKGDR
- a CDS encoding DUF2505 domain-containing protein; this encodes MATKLKHEMTYDAPAIEVAAMLSDPVFRETVCRNQRATSYSVEIEGNVDAKAVRIEMEQPTDKVPAFAKKFIGETTTIVQTETWASPLKASVTVGIPGKPGEINGSATLVEVDGVTKETVELEIKVKIPLVAGKIEELLAKLLGSALRAEERTGKEWLAS